The proteins below are encoded in one region of Shewanella putrefaciens:
- a CDS encoding LysR family transcriptional regulator: MDIRQLKHLDALASTGSFTAAAKKLNMAQPALSQSIKRLEQSLGVTLINRTSNKNDKLLALTAEGLVLHQHATLILKQIKQAEAQIRAMANLTSGEVRIAVPGMLGSFYLPSRLMAFRHQYPELKLSLFEGGTRDALRMLQREEVDIAIITAQDLQPEFDSQLLIREQMVIAMGAEHPLAEYSAVSLNDFFDHELVMFKTGYFHREWILSQAKELGKKPNIAFETNLINLIKQIVSQGFGITSVLEMAISPKDDILAKPLDPPVFLNLHIAWKKQRPVSQADRAFVEFLMKNR, translated from the coding sequence ATGGATATACGCCAACTCAAGCACTTAGACGCCCTCGCCAGTACAGGCAGTTTTACCGCTGCGGCCAAAAAGCTCAATATGGCGCAACCCGCACTCAGCCAGAGTATCAAGCGGCTCGAGCAATCCCTCGGGGTCACCTTAATTAACCGTACCAGCAATAAAAATGACAAATTACTCGCCCTCACGGCGGAGGGTTTGGTATTGCATCAACATGCCACCTTAATTCTCAAACAGATAAAACAGGCCGAGGCGCAGATCCGTGCCATGGCGAATCTCACCTCGGGGGAAGTGCGTATCGCCGTGCCGGGCATGTTAGGTTCCTTCTATCTGCCGTCACGCTTGATGGCCTTTCGTCATCAGTATCCGGAGTTAAAACTCTCCCTGTTTGAGGGCGGCACCCGCGATGCATTGCGAATGCTGCAACGGGAAGAAGTGGATATTGCGATCATTACCGCCCAAGATCTACAGCCCGAATTTGATAGCCAGCTGTTGATCCGCGAACAAATGGTGATAGCTATGGGCGCCGAACACCCCCTAGCCGAATATAGCGCCGTCAGTCTCAATGACTTTTTTGACCATGAATTAGTAATGTTTAAGACCGGCTATTTCCACCGTGAGTGGATACTGTCCCAAGCGAAGGAACTCGGTAAGAAGCCCAATATTGCCTTTGAAACCAATCTAATAAATTTAATCAAACAGATTGTTTCCCAAGGGTTTGGAATTACCAGCGTACTTGAAATGGCCATAAGCCCTAAGGACGATATTCTGGCAAAGCCCTTAGATCCGCCGGTGTTTCTGAATTTGCATATCGCCTGGAAAAAACAGCGGCCCGTGAGTCAAGCCGATCGGGCCTTTGTTGAATTCTTAATGAAAAACCGCTAA
- a CDS encoding YbaY family lipoprotein gives MLMKIKSFIVFSLLALFVSGCVTVEPEPPVIINGAAGYLEKILLPQGCEITIAIIDLNTPGVIVAQKTFNIARAPVPFKFSLPAQSIDKSIQYGVVAMIKFQDQVIFQTYDRFPVINNGKFTTEVLMKAVMAKP, from the coding sequence ATGTTGATGAAAATTAAATCGTTTATCGTATTTTCATTACTGGCTTTATTCGTGAGTGGTTGCGTGACAGTCGAGCCGGAACCGCCCGTTATCATCAATGGGGCGGCAGGTTATTTAGAGAAGATTCTCTTGCCACAGGGCTGTGAAATTACCATTGCAATCATTGATTTGAATACGCCCGGCGTGATTGTGGCGCAAAAGACATTCAATATTGCCCGTGCTCCGGTGCCATTTAAGTTTTCTTTGCCGGCCCAATCCATTGATAAAAGTATTCAGTATGGTGTTGTCGCTATGATCAAATTCCAAGATCAAGTGATCTTCCAAACCTATGATCGTTTCCCTGTGATTAACAACGGTAAATTTACGACCGAAGTGTTAATGAAAGCTGTGATGGCGAAACCATAG
- the tesB gene encoding acyl-CoA thioesterase II — translation MSQVLDDLLSLLSLEQIEIGLFRGQSQDLGFGHVFGGQVMGQALSAAKQTVPVERKVHSLHSYFLRAGDEKLPIVYEVENMRDGGSFSARRVSAIQKGRPIFHMTCSFQEPEDGFSHQATMPQVPGPEGLLNQQELAMTMRDKVPAKMLEKFMADAPIEMRLVNPLHPFAPKETEPYRYVWFRANGPMPSDAHIHEYLLAYASDFNFLVTAAQPHGISFLSPGVRMATIDHAMWFHRPINMGEWLLYSIDSPNASGGRGYVRGQFFNQQGELVASSTQEGLIRMVKGN, via the coding sequence ATGAGTCAGGTATTAGACGATCTTCTATCATTACTATCCCTTGAGCAAATTGAAATTGGGCTATTTCGTGGTCAGAGCCAAGATCTGGGCTTTGGGCATGTATTTGGTGGCCAAGTCATGGGGCAAGCTTTAAGTGCGGCAAAGCAAACCGTGCCCGTGGAGCGCAAAGTGCATTCTTTGCACTCGTATTTTTTACGGGCCGGGGATGAAAAATTGCCCATAGTGTATGAAGTGGAAAATATGCGCGATGGGGGCAGTTTTAGCGCTAGGCGGGTGAGCGCGATTCAAAAGGGGCGGCCCATTTTCCATATGACCTGCTCCTTCCAAGAGCCAGAGGACGGCTTTAGCCATCAGGCCACTATGCCACAAGTTCCTGGACCCGAGGGATTGTTAAACCAGCAGGAGTTGGCGATGACAATGCGGGATAAAGTGCCAGCCAAGATGCTTGAAAAGTTTATGGCCGATGCCCCCATTGAAATGCGTTTAGTGAACCCACTTCATCCCTTCGCGCCTAAAGAAACTGAGCCCTATCGCTATGTTTGGTTTAGGGCAAATGGCCCAATGCCCAGTGACGCGCATATCCATGAATACCTGCTGGCCTATGCTTCTGATTTCAATTTTTTAGTGACAGCCGCACAGCCCCATGGGATTTCATTTTTAAGCCCAGGGGTGAGGATGGCGACGATAGATCATGCGATGTGGTTCCATCGTCCTATCAATATGGGAGAATGGCTGCTCTACAGCATTGATAGCCCCAATGCCAGTGGTGGCCGCGGTTATGTCAGGGGGCAATTTTTTAATCAACAGGGTGAATTAGTGGCTTCTTCTACCCAAGAAGGTCTTATTCGAATGGTAAAAGGAAATTAA
- a CDS encoding SDR family NAD(P)-dependent oxidoreductase, producing MRFDNVVALITGAGSGLGRAYAIMLAERGARVVLIDRPVSDNSNANLTQTSDSIIKLGCDCLSYILDVSQLSEVNAMVADVVRRWQRIDILINNAGIYGECQFEHITPAMWQRQFDVDVNGSFYLTQAVWPLMKAQEYGRIMMTTGASALFGDLHQVGFSAAKMALVGMVNSLALEGEQYNIYVNSLCPQAVTAMTTKHLASAIQPLFSFETLTATTAFLVSPSAPNGQHILAGAGSVSHGMFAEFQPLYFSEGLCTPDKLVQYWPELYQAFPVSLHSSGEDKVLAWSRQSALEHHIKID from the coding sequence ATGCGTTTCGATAACGTTGTGGCACTGATCACGGGGGCGGGCTCAGGTCTTGGTCGAGCCTATGCCATTATGCTGGCTGAGCGGGGCGCAAGGGTGGTGCTGATTGACCGGCCTGTATCGGATAACAGCAATGCGAATCTAACCCAAACCTCTGACAGTATTATAAAACTGGGGTGTGACTGCCTTTCATATATTTTAGATGTAAGTCAGCTGTCCGAGGTAAACGCTATGGTGGCCGATGTCGTTAGGCGTTGGCAGCGTATCGATATATTGATCAATAACGCAGGTATTTATGGTGAGTGTCAGTTCGAGCATATCACCCCGGCAATGTGGCAGCGTCAGTTTGATGTGGATGTGAATGGCAGTTTTTATTTAACCCAAGCCGTATGGCCCTTGATGAAAGCGCAGGAATATGGGCGCATTATGATGACTACGGGAGCTTCGGCGCTGTTTGGCGATCTGCATCAAGTGGGTTTTAGCGCGGCAAAAATGGCGCTGGTGGGCATGGTCAATAGCCTTGCCCTTGAGGGTGAGCAGTACAATATTTACGTCAATAGCCTTTGCCCTCAAGCGGTAACCGCTATGACGACAAAGCATTTAGCCAGCGCAATTCAGCCTTTATTTTCCTTTGAGACGTTAACGGCGACAACGGCATTTTTAGTGAGCCCATCGGCGCCCAATGGCCAACATATTTTGGCGGGGGCAGGCAGTGTCAGTCATGGCATGTTTGCCGAATTTCAACCTCTGTATTTTAGTGAGGGCTTATGCACGCCCGATAAACTAGTGCAATATTGGCCCGAGCTTTATCAGGCGTTCCCTGTAAGTTTACATTCCAGTGGCGAGGATAAAGTGCTGGCATGGTCAAGGCAGAGCGCCCTAGAGCATCATATTAAAATCGATTAA